From Xiphophorus hellerii strain 12219 chromosome 20, Xiphophorus_hellerii-4.1, whole genome shotgun sequence, the proteins below share one genomic window:
- the LOC116710333 gene encoding tripartite motif-containing protein 35-like, with product MSSRPEEDLSCSICQDIFKDPVVLTCSHSFCRACLQTWWRGKITQECPYCKRKSSRSDPPRNLSLRNLCEAFMAAAAASEHLCTLHSEKLKIFCLDHQEPVCVICRDSRIHSGHRFRPVDEAAQEHREELQKILKPLQDKLAALQDARADSDQTLKFIRLQSQQTEKQIREQFQKLHQFLQQEERAKVAALQEEEARKSGVMKEKVAALSREIAALSATITAARAELKAADVSFLKNYQETVRRVQQRPLQDDPQPVPGALIDVVQHLGNLAFNIWSSMKRVVFYNPVVLDPNTADPELVLSSDLSSVRSGERKQLPRNPERTRFSCSVLGSRGLASGTHGWSVDVGENRDWELGVLGDAVQPSGALAAQLWRISFCHGKLTAFSGSEPETELPLKVPVRKIGVHLDVDRGRLSFCDRGTNTNIHTFTHSFSATLFPYIYTEDPVPVRLLPASVSVSVNKNA from the coding sequence ATGTCCTCCAGGCCTGAGGAGGATCTGTCCTGCTCCATCTGCCAGGACATCTTTAAGGACCCGGTGGTTCTGACCTGCAGCCACAGCTTCTGCAGAGCCTGCCTGCAGACCTGGTGGAGGGGGAAGATAACGCAGGAGTGTCCCTACTGCAAGAGGAAGTCGTCCCGCAGCGACCCGCCTCGCAACCTGTCCTTAAGAAACCTGTGTGAGGCCTTCATGGCCGCTGCCGCCGCGTCGGAGCATCTCTGCACTCTGCACTCTGAGAAGCTCAAGATCTTCTGCCTGGACCACCAGGAGCCGGTGTGCGTCATCTGCCGGGACTCCAGAATCCACAGCGGGCACCGGTTCCGGCCTGTGGACGAGGCGGCCCAGGAGCACcgggaggagctgcagaagatCCTGAAGCCTCTGCAGGACAAGCTGGCCGCCCTGCAGGACGCCAGAGCGGACAGCGACCAAACCCTGAAGTTCATCAGACTGCAGAGCCAGCAGACCGAGAAGCAGATCAGGGAACAGTTTCAGAAGCTGCACCAGTTCCTGCAGCAGGAAGAGAGGGCAAAGGTCGCCGctctgcaggaggaagaggcgAGGAAGAGTGGGGTGATGAAGGAGAAGGTGGCggctctgagcagagagatTGCGGCTCTGTCAGCCACCATCACAGCTGCGCGGGCAGAGCTGAAAGCCGCAGACGTCTCCTTCCTGAAGAACTACCAGGAAACGGTGAGGAGGGTCCAGCAGCGCCCCCTTCAGGACGACCCGCAGCCCGTCCCCGGAGCACTGATAGACGTGGTCCAACACCTGGGCAACCTGGCCTTCAACATCTGGAGCAGCATGAAGCGGGTCGTGTTCTACAATCCCGTGGTTCTGGACCCGAACACGGCGGACCCGGAACTCGTCCTGTCCAGCGACCTGAGCAGCGTCCGGTCCGGAGAACGGAAGCAGCTGCCCAGGAACCCGGAGAGGACCCGCTTCTCCTGCTCCGTCCTCGGCTCACGGGGCCTCGCCTCGGGGACGCACGGCTGGAGCGTGGACGTCGGGGAGAACCGGGACTGGGAGCTGGGCGTGCTGGGGGACGCCGTCCAGCCGAGCGGAGCCCTGGCGGCGCAGCTGTGGAGGATCTCCTTCTGCCACGGGAAGCTCACCGCGTTctccggatcagaaccagagacgGAGCTGCCGCTGAAGGTGCCGGTGAGGAAGATCGGCGTCCATCTGGACGTGGACAGGGGGAGGCTGTCCTTCTGCGACCGCGGCACCAACACCAAcatacacaccttcacacacagCTTCAGCGCCACGCTGTTCCCCTACATTTACACCGAGGACCCGGTGCCGGTCCGGCTCCTCCCGGCCAGCGTCTCGGTGAGCGTCAACAAAAACGCCTGA